In a single window of the Dromaius novaehollandiae isolate bDroNov1 chromosome 17, bDroNov1.hap1, whole genome shotgun sequence genome:
- the MMP11 gene encoding stromelysin-3 yields MSAPAAARPPTAAPRRPGMARPPLPAAALLAAALLHCAPAAPARRHKPDVSRKHHTWKEQSPWLSSLVNAVGTGVPKGFPVGAEEQVTGWNPPRCGVPDLPTLLDGQSGRNRQKRFVLSGGRWDKTDLTYKIIRFPWQLVKAKVRQTIEEALKVWSDVTPLTFTEVQEGRADIIIDFTRYWHGDNLPFDGPGGILAHAFFPKTHREGDVHFDYDETWTIGNNLGTDLLQVAAHEFGHVLGLQHTAVSKSLMSPFYIFRYPLSLSEDDKQGIQYLYGKPKLDPDPTPTQPAEPPQPDLETNEITNVESVQPDACNTDFDAVSTIRGELFFFKSRFVWRLRAGKLQAGYPALASRHWQGIPSSIDAAFEDPLGNIWFFQDSQYWIYEGERRVSGPTPIVELGLPATPVRAALVWGAEKNKIYIFSGGNYWRFNPHTRQVDNIYPRTMADWRGVPQEIDAAFQDEFGFAYFLRGQDYWKFDPVQVKVLDGYPRQISQDFFGCTPSSNSFR; encoded by the exons gatgTGTCTCGAAAACACCACACCTGGAAGGAGCAGAGTCCCTGGCTTTCTTCCTTGGTGAACGCTGTGGGGACTGGTGTGCCCAAGGGCTTCCCCGTgggtgcagaggagcaggtgaCAGGCTGGAACCCGCCCCGGTGCGGCGTGCCGGATCTCCCCACGCTGCTGGATGGCCAGAGCGGGCGGAACCGGCAGAAGCGGTTCGTCCTCTCAGGGGGGCGCTGGGACAAGACCGATCTCACCTACAA GATTATCAGGTTCCCATGGCAACTCGTAAAAGCTAAAGTGAGACAGACCATCGAGGAAGCTTTGAAAGTGTGGAGTGATGTGACCCCGCTGACCTTCACCGAGGTGCAGGAGGGCCGGGCTGACATCATCATCGACTTCACAAG GTACTGGCATGGAGATAACCTGCCTTTTGATGGGCCTGGAGGGATCCTGGCACATGCGTTCTTCCCCAAGACCCATCGGGAGGGAGACGTCCATTTTGACTATGATGAGACCTGGACTATTGGGAACAACCTGG GCACTGACCTCCTCCAAGTGGCTGCTCATGAGTTTGGCCACGTCCTAGGTCTGCAGCACACGGCTGTCTCCAAGTCGCTGATGTCTCCTTTCTACATTTTCCGCTACCCACTCAGCCTGAGTGAGGACGATAAACAAGGTATCCAGTACCTCTACGGGAAACCCAAACTTGATCCCGACCCAACCCCAACCCAGCCAGCAGAGCCACCCCAGCCAGACCTTGAAACAAATGAGATCACCAACGTGGAG TCTGTGCAGCCCGACGCCTGTAACACAGATTTCGATGCCGTGTCCACCATCCGGGGGGAGCTGTTCTTCTTCAAGTCCCGCTTTGTGTGGCGACTGCGAGCTGGGAAACTGCAGGCCGGCTACCCAGCTCTGGCCTCTCGTCACTGGCAGGGGATCCCAAGCTCCATCGATGCCGCCTTCGAGGACCCTCTGGGCAATATCTGGTTTTTCCAAG ACTCTCAATACTGGATTTACGAAGGTGAAAGACGGGTTTCTGGCCCCACCCCTATTGTGGAGCTGGGCCTCCCCGCTACCCCTGTCcgggcagctttggtgtgggggGCTGAGAAGAACAAGATCTACATCTTCAGTGGAGGCAACTACTGGCGCTTCAACCCTCATACCCGCCAGGTGGACAACATCTACCCTCGGACCATGGCTGACTGGCGCGGCGTCCCTCAGGAAATTGATGCTGCTTTCCAGGATGAGTTTG GTTTTgcctatttcctgagaggccaAGATTACTGGAAATTTGACCCAGTCCAGGTTAAAGTGCTGGATGGCTACCCACGCCAGATCAGCCAGGACTTCTTCGGCTGCACACCTTCCTCCAACTCCTTCAGATGA
- the DERL3 gene encoding derlin-3 isoform X1, protein MAYQGFAQEYLGMPAVTRAYTTACVLTTAAVQLEFITPFQLYFNPDLIFRKFQIWRLITNFLFFGPLGFSFFFNMIFLYPLSQYRYCRMLEEGSFRGRTADFVFMFLFGGFLMTLFGLFASLFFLGQAFTIMLVYVWSRRNPYIRMNFFGLLNFQAPFLPWVLMGFSLLLGNSIIIDLLGIAVGHIYYFLEDVFPNQPGGKKLLLTPGFLKMVFDTPEEDPNYNPLPEDQPENQPGDQDQNQQQHPQ, encoded by the exons ATGGCCTACCAGGGCTTCGCGCAGGAGTACCTGGGCATGCCGGCCGTGACGCGGGCCTACACCACGGCCTGCGTGCTCACCACCGCCGCCGTG CAGCTGGAGTTCATCACCCCCTTCCAGCTGTACTTCAACCCCGACCTCATCTTCAGGAAGTTCCAG atatGGAGGCTGATCACCAACTTCCTCTTTTTTGGGCCCCTGGGATTCAGTTTCTTTTTCAACATGatatttctgtatcctttgtctcA GTACAGGTACTGCCGCATGCTAGAAGAAGGCTCCTTCCGTGGAAGGACAGCTGACTTTGTCTTCATGTTTCTCTTTGGAGGATTTCTCATGACA CTGTTTGGCCTCTTTGCCAGCCTGTTTTTCTTGGGCCAAGCTTTCACCATCATGCTGGTGTATGTGTGGAGTCGCAGGAACCCTTACATCCGCATGAACTTCTTTGGGCTCCTTAACTTTCAGGCCCCCTTCTTGCCCTGGGTCCTGATGGGATTCTCCCTACTTCTGGGTAATTCCATCATCATCGACTTACTGG GGATTGCAGTGGGTCACATCTATTACTTCCTGGAGGATGTCTTCCCCAACCAGCCAGGAGGAAAGAAGTTGCTGTTAACCCCAGGCTTCCT GAAGATGGTATTTGACACACCTGAAGAGGATCCCAATTATAACCCTCTCCCTGAGGATCAGCCAGAAAACCAGCCTGGAGACCAAGACCAGAACCAGCAGCAGCATCCACAGTAA
- the SMARCB1 gene encoding SWI/SNF-related matrix-associated actin-dependent regulator of chromatin subfamily B member 1, producing the protein MMMMALSKTFGQKPVKFQLEEDGEFYMIGSEVGNYLRMFRGSLYKRYPSLWRRLATVEERKKIVASSHENQRSHSPRRYHGYTTLATSVTLLKASEVEEILDGNDEKYKAVSISTEPPTYLREQKAKRNNQWVPTLPNSSHHLDAVPCSTTINRNRMGRDKKRTFPLCFDDHDPAVIHENASQPEVLVPIRLDMEIDGQKLRDAFTWNMNEKLMTPEMFSEILCDDLDLNPLTFVPAIASAIRQQIESYPTDSILEDQSDQRVIIKLNIHVGNISLVDQFEWDMSEKENSPEKFALKLCSELGLGGEFVTTIAYSIRGQLSWHQKTYAFSENPLPTVEIAIRNTGDADQWCPLLETLTDAEMEKKIRDQDRNTRRMRRLANTAPAW; encoded by the exons aTGATGATGATGGCGCTGAGCAAGACCTTCGGGCAGAAGCCCGTCAAGTTCCAGCTGGAGGAGGACGGCGAGTTCTACATGATCGGCTCCGAG GTGGGGAATTATCTGCGTATGTTCCGGGGTTCCCTGTACAAGAGATATCCCTCACTGTGGAGGCGACTAGCCACagtggaagagaggaagaagatagTGGCGTCTTCACATG AAAATCAGCGCTCTCACAGTCCCAGAAGAT ATCATGGCTATACAACATTAGCCACTAGTGTGACACTGTTAAAAGCCTCTGAAGTGGAAGAGATCTTGGATGGAAATGATGAGAAGTACAAGGCAGTTTCTATCAGCACAGAACCTCCCACCTACCTCAG GGAACAGAAGGCAAAGAGGAACAACCAGTGGGTGCCGACCCTGCCCAACAGCTCTCATCACCTGGATGCGGTGCCGTGTTCAACAACGATCAACAGGAATCGCATGGGCAGGGATAAGAAGAGGACTTTTCCTCTCTG CTTTGATGACCATGACCCAGCAGTGATCCATGAGAATGCATCCCAGCCGGAGGTTCTGGTTCCAATCAGGCTCGACATGGAAATTGATGGGCAGAAACTCAGAGATGCATTTACGTGGAACATGAATG AAAAGCTAATGACCCCAGAAATGTTCTCTGAGATTCTTTGTGATGACCTGGATTTGAATCCTCTGACCTTTGTCCCTGCTATTGCCTCTGCCATCCGACAACAGATAGAGTCGTACCCAACTGACAGTATTCTAGAAGACCAGTCAGATCAACGAGTTATTATTAAG cTAAACATCCATGTAGGGAACATCTCCCTTGTAGACCAGTTTGAATGGGACATGTCAGAGAAGGAGAATTCACCGGAGAAGTTTGCCTTGAAGCTGTGCTCAGAGCTTGGCCTGGGTGGGGAGTTTGTCACCACTATAGCCTACAGCATCCGGGGACAGCTGAGTTGGCATCAGAAGACGTACGCCTTCAG CGAGAACCCTTTGCCGACTGTGGAAATTGCCATTCGCAACACAGGGGATGCTGACCAGTGGTGCCCTCTTCTGGAAACCCTCACAGATGCCGAGATGGAGAAGAAGATCAGAGACCAGGACAGAAATACAAG GCGCATGAGACGTTTGGCCAATACTGCTCCAGCCTGGTAA
- the DERL3 gene encoding derlin-3 isoform X2: MAYQGFAQEYLGMPAVTRAYTTACVLTTAAVQLEFITPFQLYFNPDLIFRKFQIWRLITNFLFFGPLGFSFFFNMIFLYRYCRMLEEGSFRGRTADFVFMFLFGGFLMTLFGLFASLFFLGQAFTIMLVYVWSRRNPYIRMNFFGLLNFQAPFLPWVLMGFSLLLGNSIIIDLLGIAVGHIYYFLEDVFPNQPGGKKLLLTPGFLKMVFDTPEEDPNYNPLPEDQPENQPGDQDQNQQQHPQ; encoded by the exons ATGGCCTACCAGGGCTTCGCGCAGGAGTACCTGGGCATGCCGGCCGTGACGCGGGCCTACACCACGGCCTGCGTGCTCACCACCGCCGCCGTG CAGCTGGAGTTCATCACCCCCTTCCAGCTGTACTTCAACCCCGACCTCATCTTCAGGAAGTTCCAG atatGGAGGCTGATCACCAACTTCCTCTTTTTTGGGCCCCTGGGATTCAGTTTCTTTTTCAACATGatatttct GTACAGGTACTGCCGCATGCTAGAAGAAGGCTCCTTCCGTGGAAGGACAGCTGACTTTGTCTTCATGTTTCTCTTTGGAGGATTTCTCATGACA CTGTTTGGCCTCTTTGCCAGCCTGTTTTTCTTGGGCCAAGCTTTCACCATCATGCTGGTGTATGTGTGGAGTCGCAGGAACCCTTACATCCGCATGAACTTCTTTGGGCTCCTTAACTTTCAGGCCCCCTTCTTGCCCTGGGTCCTGATGGGATTCTCCCTACTTCTGGGTAATTCCATCATCATCGACTTACTGG GGATTGCAGTGGGTCACATCTATTACTTCCTGGAGGATGTCTTCCCCAACCAGCCAGGAGGAAAGAAGTTGCTGTTAACCCCAGGCTTCCT GAAGATGGTATTTGACACACCTGAAGAGGATCCCAATTATAACCCTCTCCCTGAGGATCAGCCAGAAAACCAGCCTGGAGACCAAGACCAGAACCAGCAGCAGCATCCACAGTAA